Proteins encoded in a region of the Microbaculum marinisediminis genome:
- a CDS encoding aldehyde dehydrogenase family protein, translating into MPDGQSLAGKPVPIASVPSGRVAASNWRESCDASLAISARSAGRLRTQRELAGTTAPVSRQDTNPEQAIGGAVKGTPPGRTDGKSRGSSGRTLVRATHHERVVRTEAQAFEPGAPIEVETRSGSGPSQTQSDNVRGVNEWPIANALGAGLKASIWTRGVDTAVRRLRHGDADGAWIDGASDPDAPFGGVKQSGLGPEDCPSEWPPKRAPGRLRSSPPKEEAGDANTHEKSQEGGYHEVKVNRDRARIGNGGRRRAGSVH; encoded by the coding sequence ATGCCGGACGGCCAGTCATTGGCAGGCAAGCCGGTCCCGATTGCGTCGGTCCCATCGGGACGGGTCGCTGCCAGCAATTGGCGAGAGAGTTGCGACGCATCGCTCGCGATATCGGCGCGGTCGGCTGGACGCCTTCGTACCCAACGCGAACTCGCCGGCACGACCGCTCCCGTCTCCCGCCAGGACACGAATCCGGAACAAGCGATCGGCGGCGCGGTCAAGGGCACGCCCCCTGGACGGACGGACGGGAAATCCCGTGGCTCATCAGGCCGTACGCTCGTCCGCGCCACGCATCACGAGCGCGTTGTGCGGACGGAGGCCCAGGCTTTCGAGCCTGGCGCCCCTATAGAGGTGGAAACAAGGTCGGGTTCCGGTCCGAGCCAGACGCAGTCCGACAACGTGCGCGGCGTCAACGAGTGGCCAATCGCCAACGCCTTGGGGGCCGGTCTCAAAGCATCGATATGGACACGCGGAGTAGATACAGCCGTGCGCCGCTTGCGCCACGGCGACGCTGACGGCGCCTGGATCGATGGCGCCAGCGACCCCGACGCCCCCTTCGGAGGTGTCAAGCAATCCGGATTGGGACCGGAAGACTGTCCGAGCGAATGGCCCCCTAAACGGGCTCCAGGACGGTTACGATCGTCGCCTCCCAAAGAAGAGGCCGGCGATGCCAATACTCACGAAAAATCGCAAGAGGGAGGATACCATGAAGTTAAGGTCAATCGTGATCGCGCTCGGATTGGCAATGGCGGCCGGAGGCGCGCAGGCTCAGTCCATTGA